The Glycine soja cultivar W05 chromosome 8, ASM419377v2, whole genome shotgun sequence genome has a window encoding:
- the LOC114422715 gene encoding probable endo-1,3(4)-beta-glucanase ARB_01444, translated as MSSSFLFPQTQSTVIPDPSTYFSPNLLSSPLPTNSFFQNFVIPNGTQPEYIHPYLIQSSNSSLSASYPLLLFTTALLYQAFVPDLTISASKTYSSYQQNRVVSSYSDLGVTLDIPSSNLRFFLVRGSPYITASVTKPTPLSIKTVHTVVSLSSDDYNTKHTLKLNNTQAWIIYTSSPIYLNHVPSEVTSKPFSGIIRIAALPDSDSKYVETLDKFSSCYPVSGDAALKKPFSVEYKWQKKRSGDLLMLAHPLHAKLLSYDRDVTVLNDFKYRSIDGDLVGVVGDSWVLETNPIPVTWNSNKGVEKESYGEIVTALVKDVQALNSSAIGTNSSYFYGKQVGRAARLALIAEEVSYPKVIPKVKKFLKETIEPWLDGTFKGNAFLYERKWRGLVTKHGSTDSTADFGFGIYNDHHFHLGYFIYGIAVLAKIDPQWGQKYKPQVYSLVTDFMNLGQRYNSDYTRLRCFDLYKLHSWAAGLTEFEDGRNQESTSEAVNAYYAAALLGLAYGDSSLVDTGSTLVALEILAAQTWWHVKAEDNLYEEEFAKDNRIVGVLWANKRDSKLWWAPATCRECRLGIQVLPLLPITETLFSDADYVKELVEWTVPFLSSQGWKGMTYALQGIYDKKTALQNIRKLTGFDDGNSFTNLLWWIHSR; from the coding sequence atgtcttcttcttttctcttccctcAAACTCAATCCACAGTCATCCCAGACCCTTCAACCTACTTCTCACCAAACCTCCTTTCATCACCACTCCCCACAAACTCTTTCTTCCAAAACTTTGTTATTCCTAATGGGACACAGCCTGAGTACATTCATCCTTACCTCATCCAATCCTCAAACTCTTCACTCTCAGCCTCATACCCTCTTCTCCTCTTCACCACAGCACTCCTGTACCAAGCTTTTGTGCCAGATCTCACTATCTCTGCCTCTAAAACATACTCATCATATCAACAAAACCGTGTAGTCTCATCCTACAGTGACCTTGGTGTCACTTTGGACATTCCAAGCTCCAACCTTAGATTCTTTCTTGTCAGAGGAAGCCCTTATATAACTGCTTCTGTCACAAAGCCAACACCTCTTTCCATCAAAACAGTGCACACCGTAGTTTCCTTGTCTTCAGATGATTACAacaccaaacacacccttaagCTTAACAACACTCAGGCATGGATCATATACACCTCCTCTCCAATCTACTTGAACCATGTTCCTTCTGAGGTTACATCCAAGCCATTTTCTGGCATCATTCGTATAGCGGCTTTGCCTGATTCTGATTCCAAGTATGTGGAAACTCTTGACAAGTTCAGTTCTTGTTACCCTGTGTCTGGTGATGCAGCACTCAAGAAACCATTTAGTGTTGAGTATAAATGGCAAAAGAAACGTTCTGGGGACTTGCTCATGCTGGCTCACCCTCTTCATGCTAAGCTTCTGTCATATGATCGTGATGTTACTGTGCTGAATGATTTTAAGTATAGAAGCATTGATGGTGACCTTGTTGGTGTTGTTGGAGATTCATGGGTGTTGGAAACCAATCCTATTCCTGTGACATGGAATTCTAACAAAGGTGTGGAGAAAGAGTCTTATGGCGAGATTGTCACGGCGCTTGTTAAGGATGTTCAAGCGCTGAATTCTTCAGCAATAGGAACAAATTCATCTTATTTCTATGGGAAGCAGGTTGGAAGGGCTGCGAGGTTGGCGTTGATAGCGGAAGAAGTGTCTTACCCTAAAGTGATTCCAAAGGTTAAGAAATTTCTGAAGGAGACTATTGAGCCCTGGTTGGATGGAACTTTCAAAGGGAATGCTTTTCTCTATGAAAGAAAATGGCGTGGACTTGTTACTAAACATGGCTCTACAGATTCAACTGCTGATTTTGGGTTTGGAATTTACAATGATCACCATTTCCATTTGGGGTACTTCATTTATGGAATTGCAGTTCTTGCAAAGATTGATCCTCAATGGGGACAAAAGTACAAGCCACAAGTTTATTCACTTGTGACAGATTTTATGAACTTGGGCCAAAGATATAACTCAGATTATACACGCCTAAGGTGTTTTGATCTTTATAAGTTACACTCTTGGGCTGCAGGGTTGACTGAATTTGAAGATGGAAGGAATCAAGAAAGTACAAGTGAAGCAGTGAATGCATACTATGCAGCAGCATTGCTGGGTCTAGCATATGGTGACTCAAGTCTTGTTGACACTGGATCAACGCTGGTGGCGTTGGAGATTCTTGCTGCACAAACCTGGTGGCATGTGAAAGCAGAAGACAACTTGTATGAAGAAGAATTTGCAAAAGATAACAGAATAGTGGGTGTTCTGTGGGCTAACAAGAGGGATAGTAAACTATGGTGGGCCCCTGCTACGTGTAGAGAGTGTAGGCTTGGAATCCAAGTGCTACCCTTGTTGCCTATTACTGAGACATTGTTCTCTGATGCTGATTATGTGAAGGAGCTTGTGGAATGGACAGTGCCCTTTTTAAGTAGTCAAGGGTGGAAGGGGATGACCTATGCCTTGCAAGGAATTTATGATAAGAAAACAGCATTGCAGAATATTAGAAAGTTgacaggttttgatgatgggAATTCGTTCACTAATCTCTTGTGGTGGATTCACAGCAGATGA
- the LOC114422716 gene encoding ninja-family protein AFP3-like: MAEVEDRDNNTRHHHHYISSTTTTQSPMNNFPRDLLRTFMGVNNNNNNNNNSNNNNHHNLPMPVVKLEEELELSLDLSMNGRFGVDPTAKKIKRTTSIPEFASDKEMGYATVGCTGSLVRTCSLPTETEEEWRKRKELQTLRRMEARRKRSEKQRNMKALREQQQRVVGVVGSQGSNPVDQGAGEYGEVAVAPPLARTVSLTTRVCGLGLNGDSEKEKKSGIVLPPPSPSQGSIGSSGISEAESQQGQGTTPMDVRSPTSANLLPDSELKSPAGVAENNTGKNAAAAVVTMRSQSNKHSPPQSRTKDIVRNLLEDMPCVSTKGEGPNGKRIEGFLYRYGKGEEVRIVCVCHGSFLTPSEFVKHAGGSDVANPLKHIVVSPSLL; this comes from the exons ATGGCAGAAGTTGAAGACAGAGACAACAACACTCGTCACCACCATCATTACATttcttcaacaacaacaacacaatcTCCAATGAACAATTTCCCGCGAGATCTGTTAAGAACCTTCATGGGAgtgaacaataataataataataataataatagtaataataataatcaccaCAATTTGCCTATGCCAGTGGTGAAGTTAGAGGAGGAGTTAGAACTAAGTCTCGACCTTTCGATGAATGGTCGATTTGGGGTGGACCCCACGGCGAAGAAGATAAAGAGAACAACTTCGATACCGGAGTTTGCAAGCGACAAGGAGATGGGATATGCTACGGTGGGGTGCACGGGGTCTCTGGTGAGGACGTGTTCGCTTCCGACGGAGACCGAGGAGGAGTGGCGGAAGAGGAAGGAGTTGCAGACGCTGCGGCGGATGGAGGCGCGGAGGAAGCGCTCCGAGAAGCAGAGGAACATGAAAGCCTTGAGAGAACAACAACAGAGGGTTGTTGGTGTTGTTGGGTCCCAAGGGAGCAATCCGGTGGATCAAGGTGCAGGGGAGTACGGTGAGGTTGCAGTTGCACCACCCTTGGCGAGAACTGTGTCGTTGACCACACGTGTTTGTGGACTCGGCTTGAATGGGGACagtgaaaaagagaagaagagtgGAATAGTGTTGCCACCTCCCTCGCCTTCTCAGGGTTCCATTGGTTCTTCCGGAATCTCTGAAGCTGAGTCTCAACAGGGTCAAG GAACAACACCTATGGATGTTAGAAGCCCTACTAGTGCTAACTTGTTGCCAGACAGTGAACTGAAATCACCAGCAGGTGTTGCTGAGAACAACACAGGCAAGAATGCTGCTGCTGCTGTAGTGACAATGAGAAGTCAATCTAACAAACATTCACCACCACAGAGCAGAACCAAAGACATTGTGAGGAACTTGTTGGAAGACATGCCCTGTGTCTCCACCAAAGGAGAGGGCCCTAATGGGAAAAGAATAGAAGGCTTTCTTTACCGGTATGGAAAAGGTGAGGAAGTGAGGATAGTTTGCGTTTGCCATGGCAGTTTTCTCACCCCTTCTGAGTTTGTCAAGCATGCCGGTGGCAGTGACGTGGCAAACCCCTTGAAACATATTGTTGTTAGTCCGAGCTTGTTGTGA